In Lemur catta isolate mLemCat1 chromosome 1, mLemCat1.pri, whole genome shotgun sequence, one DNA window encodes the following:
- the EIF4A2 gene encoding eukaryotic initiation factor 4A-II isoform X2, with the protein MSGGSADYNREHGGPEGMDPDGVIESNWNEIVDNFDDMNLKESLLRGIYAYGFEKPSAIQQRAIIPCIKGYDVIAQAQSGTGKTATFAISILQQLEIEFKETQALVLAPTRELAQQIQKVILALGDYMGATCHACIGGTNVRNEMQKLQAEAPHIVVGTPGRVFDMLNRRYLSPKWIKMFVLDEADEMLSRGFKDQIYEIFQKLNTSIQVVLLSATMPTDVLEVTKKFMRDPIRILVKKEELTLEGIKQFYINVEREEWKLDTLCDLYETLTITQAVIFLNTRRKVDWLTEKMHARDFTVSALHGDMDQKERDVIMREFRSGSSRVLITTDLLARGIDVQQVSLVINYDLPTNRENYIHRSR; encoded by the exons ATGTCTGGTGGCTCTGCGGATTATAACAG AGAACATGGCGGCCCAGAGGGAATGGACCCCGATGGTGTCATCGAG AGCAACTGGAATGAGATTGTTGATAACTTTGATGATATGAATTTAAAAGAGTCTCTTCTTCGGGGCATCTATGCTTATGGTTTTGAGAAGCCTTCAGCTATTCAGCAGAGAGCTATTATTCCTTGTATTAAAG GGTATGATGTGATTGCTCAAGCTCAGTCAGGTACTGGCAAGACAGCCACATTTGCTATTTCCATCCTGCAACAGTTGGAGATTGAGTTCAAGGAGACCCAAGCACTAGTATTGGCCCCCACCAGAGAACTGGCTCAACAG aTTCAAAAGGTAATTCTGGCACTTGGAGACTATATGGGAGCAACTTGTCATGCTTGTATTGGTGGAACGAATGTTCGAAATGAAATGCAAAAACTTCAGGCTGAAGCACCCCATATTGTAGTTGGTACACCGGGGAGAGTGTTTGATATGTTAAACAGAAGATACCTTT CTCCAAAATGGATCAAAATGTTCGTTTTGGATGAAGCAGATGAAATGTTGAGCCGAGGGTTTAAGGATCAAATCTATGagattttccaaaaattaaatacaagTATTCAG GTGGTGTTGCTTTCTGCCACAATGCCAACTGATGTGTTGGAAGTGACCAAAAAATTCATGAGAGATCCAATTCGCATTCTGGTGAAAAAGGAAGAATTGACCCTTGAAGGAATCAAACAGTTTTATATTAATGTTGAAAGAGAG GAATGGAAGTTGGATACACTTTGTGACTTGTATGAGACACTGACCATTACACAGGCTGTTATATTTCTCAATACAAGGCGCAAGGTGGACTGGCTCACTGAGAAAATGCACGCCAGAGACTTCACAGTATCTGCTCTG CATGGTGACATGGACCAGAAGGAAAGAGATGTTATCATGAGGGAATTCCGATCAGGGTCAAGCCGTGTTCTAATCACTACTGACTTGTTG GCTCGTGGGATTGATGTGCAACAAGTGTCTTTGGTTATAAACTATGATCTACCTACCAATCGTGAAAACTATATTCACAG gagTCGATAG
- the EIF4A2 gene encoding eukaryotic initiation factor 4A-II isoform X1, whose product MSGGSADYNREHGGPEGMDPDGVIESNWNEIVDNFDDMNLKESLLRGIYAYGFEKPSAIQQRAIIPCIKGYDVIAQAQSGTGKTATFAISILQQLEIEFKETQALVLAPTRELAQQIQKVILALGDYMGATCHACIGGTNVRNEMQKLQAEAPHIVVGTPGRVFDMLNRRYLSPKWIKMFVLDEADEMLSRGFKDQIYEIFQKLNTSIQVVLLSATMPTDVLEVTKKFMRDPIRILVKKEELTLEGIKQFYINVEREEWKLDTLCDLYETLTITQAVIFLNTRRKVDWLTEKMHARDFTVSALHGDMDQKERDVIMREFRSGSSRVLITTDLLARGIDVQQVSLVINYDLPTNRENYIHRIGRGGRFGRKGVAINFVTEEDKRILRDIETFYNTTVEEMPMNVADLI is encoded by the exons ATGTCTGGTGGCTCTGCGGATTATAACAG AGAACATGGCGGCCCAGAGGGAATGGACCCCGATGGTGTCATCGAG AGCAACTGGAATGAGATTGTTGATAACTTTGATGATATGAATTTAAAAGAGTCTCTTCTTCGGGGCATCTATGCTTATGGTTTTGAGAAGCCTTCAGCTATTCAGCAGAGAGCTATTATTCCTTGTATTAAAG GGTATGATGTGATTGCTCAAGCTCAGTCAGGTACTGGCAAGACAGCCACATTTGCTATTTCCATCCTGCAACAGTTGGAGATTGAGTTCAAGGAGACCCAAGCACTAGTATTGGCCCCCACCAGAGAACTGGCTCAACAG aTTCAAAAGGTAATTCTGGCACTTGGAGACTATATGGGAGCAACTTGTCATGCTTGTATTGGTGGAACGAATGTTCGAAATGAAATGCAAAAACTTCAGGCTGAAGCACCCCATATTGTAGTTGGTACACCGGGGAGAGTGTTTGATATGTTAAACAGAAGATACCTTT CTCCAAAATGGATCAAAATGTTCGTTTTGGATGAAGCAGATGAAATGTTGAGCCGAGGGTTTAAGGATCAAATCTATGagattttccaaaaattaaatacaagTATTCAG GTGGTGTTGCTTTCTGCCACAATGCCAACTGATGTGTTGGAAGTGACCAAAAAATTCATGAGAGATCCAATTCGCATTCTGGTGAAAAAGGAAGAATTGACCCTTGAAGGAATCAAACAGTTTTATATTAATGTTGAAAGAGAG GAATGGAAGTTGGATACACTTTGTGACTTGTATGAGACACTGACCATTACACAGGCTGTTATATTTCTCAATACAAGGCGCAAGGTGGACTGGCTCACTGAGAAAATGCACGCCAGAGACTTCACAGTATCTGCTCTG CATGGTGACATGGACCAGAAGGAAAGAGATGTTATCATGAGGGAATTCCGATCAGGGTCAAGCCGTGTTCTAATCACTACTGACTTGTTG GCTCGTGGGATTGATGTGCAACAAGTGTCTTTGGTTATAAACTATGATCTACCTACCAATCGTGAAAACTATATTCACAG AATTGGCAGAGGGGGTCGATTTGGGAGGAAAGGTGTGGCTATAAACTTTGTTACTGAAGAAGACAAGAGGATTCTTCGTGACATTGAGACTTTCTACAATACTACAGTGGAGGAAATGCCCATGAATGTGGCTGACCTTATTTAA